The genomic region taagctgataaattttatttttaattattaaatagtatgtatatattttggttaatttttaagcatttattttaatttaaaatttgttattagttaagatcattcactgtacacatatctgtatattatgtgaggttgagtggtagagagggctaaatagccctaactccgcctcttaaataaaggtaTATTTCAATATCTCCAGTGACAAAACCCCACATGAGATTGCCTACTTGAAGAAGCTAAGGGAGGAACTGAGAACTCAAATGGAAGCAGGAGAGTCTGAACTTaccatcaaatatttaaattgaacccCCAAAATTGTTagtcgaaaaaaaaaaaactagctaTATTCAACAGTCATAATTCATTGATAATTCTTTATCAGAATGTTAACAGCCTCAAAAGCAAGTTGGGCGatctaaatatttctttaggtATTTGTAACGCTGACATTGTTGTACTTACAGAGACTAACATGACTCCTGACATATGTAATTCTAAACTTCGCTTTCTTAACCACAGAATTTTCAGATGTGATAGAAATCTCACTACCAGTGTCAAGCAGAGAGGTGGAGATGTCCTTGTGGCCGTGAAGAATGGTATCTTGGCTCAAGTGGTTGGAGTGGATTCAGTCTCTGAGTGTGTTATTGTATCTTAGATCTCAACCACCACTTATTATTGCTTGCATTTATATACCCCATAAAAGGCCTGGCAAAATTTATTATGATCTTAATGCAGTAGTGGAAGAAGCAGTAACCACACAGAGTGCTCCTACTGACTTGATTCTTTTGGATGACTTTAATGTTCCACAGATTGATTGGAGAGAGGCTGATCCTTTGTTCCCTACACAGCAGTCTCAAATTGTTCAGCGACTGACTGTTGGATTGAATCTTACACAATTTAATCACATTATTAATCACAGAAATGTTCTTCTGGACTTGGTATTCTCAGACATAAGTCTCAATTTGATAACTGACTCTGTGCCCTTATTACCTACTGATGTCCATCATCCAGCTTTATCAATCACAGCCCCATTAGGCTCCACAGTATCTCTTATTAAGTGGTATCCATTATTCCTGATTTTCATAGGTGTAACCTGAAGCGGACCACTTGCTTATCTGCAGCCAATAGACCTTATGAGCGACATTACAGGTGGCGATGTTAATGAGATGTTTGAGGCTTTGTGCAAAAAGATCCGATCCTCTAATTTGAAATTCACCTCTATCAAGAAACTAGGGGCTTCAAGGTTCCCATGCTGGTTTTCCCATGAGTTGAAACAGCTCACTGTCGCAAAGAAAGTGCTTCACAGGAATCACAAAGAGTCTTGAACGAGACTTATGCATATGCTAAGTTCTCCTGAGCTAGAACACAATGAGTATCTTTCACATGTCGAGGAGGTTGCTGGCACCAATCCCAAAATCCTTTGGAGTTTTTTTCAAGAATTTACAGAGACAGAGCCCTGTGTCCTCCACTCTGAAGTTGGATCATCGTGTTACTTCAGACCCAAACGTATATGTGTGAAATTTTTCTCATCATTCTTCTCTCCTAGAATGCCTCCAGTGTTTGCCACTCCTACTGATCCATTGTCCCTGCTGGAAGGACCTAATAATCATAGTATATCTTCTTGCCAAATCACAGCCAAAGAAGTCCAACAAGTCCTCAGTTGCCTGGATCCTAACAAAGACTGTGGACCGGACAATATTCCACCGAGCATGTTAAAGCACAGTAGATTTCTCATTTCTGAGCCATTGGCCATACTCATTAACATGTCATTATGTACTGGAACCTTTCCAGATGCACTTAAACTGGATCACGTGGTGCCAATTTACAAATGTGGTTCAAAGGAAGATGTGTAAAATTATAGACCGGTTGTTATTTTTTCTGGCTTGGCTAAGACCTTAGAGAAGCTTGTTTTGCTGAGGATCTCACCTCTTATCAAGAACATAATTTCACCAAAGCAGCATGGTTTCTGTCCAGGTAAGTCCACTGCCACGAACCTGGTTTCTTTACAAAATGTGATAGTCAGCTCCTTTGTTGAACGCTCACAAACCGATATTTTACATCTGTATTTCTAAAAGGCTTTCTAAAGAGTCAGCCACAACTAACTCCTTATGAAACTAAATGCATATGGTATCCTGAGAAAGCTTCATGACTTCATAGTTCCGGAGCTATCTATCGGATCGCAAACTCATCATCAGGTTCGCCGGATCTTTCTCAGAAGAGTTCTGTTGTGCCGCAGGGATCGAATTTGGGTCCAGTACTACTCTGCTTCTTTATTAACGACATTGCATCTTAAATCAAGACTGACATCCCCCTTTGTAAAGACAACAAAGATTTTTACACCAATTTCCAGCATTACTGACTGTAGGAACCTACAGTATAGCTTGTTTGCAATAGAAACTTGGTGTGACTTCAATAATATGTCCCTGAACTTGGAAAAGAGTATAAGCGTTGcctttaatagaataaaatttctgattatttttCGTTACTACCGCCTCCAGGGACCAGTACTCAATCGATCAACTTCTGGTTGTGACTTGGGTGTGATTTTGACCCAGGATCTAAGTATGGCTCATCATGTGGACAACATTTGTACTAAGGCATGCAGAGCATTTGGGCTTCTTTAACTCGAACCTCACGCTACATGGGCAACCCTTGGACTCTGAAgactgttttgtgtttttttgtggGACCGTATTTAGAGTATTGTTCAGTGGCGTGGTCACCACATCAGGCCACTTCAATAAAGAAGATTGAGCATGTGCAGAAAAAATTCCTCCATTCAGTTGGTCTTCaaatgggtttttatttttgaggTTCCTCCCATTGAGCTTCAGGCCGTTCTGAACATGAGCATGCTGGAACATAGACACTGTAAATGACACCACTTTCTTATTCAAGATCATCAACAATCACATTGATGCTCCAGAGTTATTCAAGTCACAATGTTATCCGCTGCTCTGGTCAAACAGTCTCAAGAACCTTTTGCTCACCACCATAACCTTACAAACTACAAGGCATTCAGTACAATGGAGAGGATCCAGAAGATGGGAAACGTACCATCTCCTGATGTTTGGCTTCTTCTAACTTGATCTACCTGCCTTAAGATCTATAATGTTCCATCGATCAAAAAGAACagactttcaaataatttacacAGGTTGTTGCcaaacaaacagaaatgaaagttCAAACTGCCTCACTTGATCTCACTATTTATAGTTGTTTTTCCAATCAGCTTGCGTAATAATTG from Homalodisca vitripennis isolate AUS2020 unplaced genomic scaffold, UT_GWSS_2.1 ScUCBcl_5277;HRSCAF=11934, whole genome shotgun sequence harbors:
- the LOC124373311 gene encoding uncharacterized protein LOC124373311 → MLSSPELEHNEYLSHVEEVAGTNPKILWSFFQEFTETEPCVLHSEVGSSCYFRPKRICVKFFSSFFSPRMPPVFATPTDPLSLLEGPNNHSISSCQITAKEVQQVLSCLDPNKDCGPDNIPPSMLKHSRFLISEPLAILINMSLCTGTFPDALKLDHVVPIYKCGSKEDV